A single region of the Anaerolineales bacterium genome encodes:
- a CDS encoding ABC transporter ATP-binding protein has product MDSPALIVAQLHKTFGSQPALRGVSLTVYAGEIMALLGASGCGKTTLLRVIAGFEQPDTPQGGTISIGGRVVAGDGVQTPPELRRVGMVFQDYALFPHLNVAENIAFGVKGNATAKASRTTELLDLVGLEGFRQRMPHELSGGQQQRVALARALAPQPDMLLLDEPFSNLDAALRGMMRVEIRAILRRVGITGVFVTHDQEEALSLADRVAVMAEGHIVQCDTPEVIYNAPINRKVASFIGEASFLAGIGRGETVRCALGDLPLDEPRTGAVAVMIRPEMVRLTPAAEWADGDTSGEGRVLWREYYGRDQRVGVALGESVIIARVEASPPYTAGMGVRVAVRGKVRAFAGG; this is encoded by the coding sequence ATGGATTCTCCGGCACTCATCGTCGCCCAACTGCATAAAACGTTTGGCAGCCAACCCGCCTTGCGCGGCGTTTCGCTGACGGTTTACGCTGGCGAGATCATGGCGCTTTTGGGCGCAAGCGGCTGCGGAAAAACAACGCTCTTGCGGGTGATTGCCGGCTTTGAGCAGCCGGATACCCCACAGGGCGGGACGATCTCGATTGGCGGGCGGGTGGTTGCCGGAGATGGTGTGCAAACCCCACCGGAATTGCGGCGGGTGGGAATGGTCTTTCAAGATTACGCGCTTTTTCCCCATCTGAATGTGGCGGAGAACATCGCCTTTGGGGTGAAAGGCAACGCCACCGCCAAAGCGAGCCGCACTACCGAACTGTTGGATTTGGTTGGGCTGGAGGGGTTTCGCCAACGGATGCCCCATGAGTTATCCGGCGGGCAGCAGCAGCGCGTTGCCCTTGCACGCGCCCTCGCTCCGCAGCCGGATATGCTGCTTTTGGACGAGCCATTCTCGAACCTAGATGCCGCGCTGCGGGGAATGATGCGCGTTGAAATACGGGCGATCTTGCGACGGGTGGGGATAACAGGTGTTTTCGTCACCCACGATCAAGAGGAAGCGCTGAGCCTTGCAGATCGGGTGGCGGTCATGGCAGAGGGGCATATCGTCCAGTGTGATACGCCGGAGGTCATTTACAATGCGCCGATCAACCGAAAGGTGGCGTCCTTCATTGGTGAGGCGTCGTTCTTGGCGGGGATAGGGCGAGGGGAAACGGTGCGCTGTGCGCTAGGCGATTTGCCCTTAGACGAACCGAGAACGGGCGCGGTGGCGGTTATGATTCGCCCGGAGATGGTGCGCCTGACGCCCGCTGCGGAGTGGGCAGATGGCGACACCTCTGGCGAGGGGCGCGTTTTGTGGCGGGAGTATTACGGGCGCGATCAACGGGTGGGGGTGGCGCTTGGGGAAAGCGTGATCATCGCCCGCGTAGAGGCGTCGCCGCCCTACACGGCGGGGATGGGGGTGCGGGTAGCAGTGCGCGGCAAGGTGCGGGCATTTGCGGGCGGGTGA